The segment TTGGCGTGTTAGAACAAACTTTCCAAAGTTTTGGTGTCGATGCGAAAGTCGTCAAAGCAAGTTTAGGCCCATCTGTGACGAAGTTTGAGATCCAACCAGCTGTCGGAGTAAAAGTAAGTAAAATCGTTAGTTTGACTGATGATATTGCCTTAGCTTTAGCCGCAAAAGATGTTCGTATGGAAGCACCGATCCCTGGGAAATCACTGATTGGGATCGAAGTGCCGAATAGCAAGATCAGTATGGTTTCGTTTAGAGAGATCATCGAAGCCCAACCGGATCATCCAGACAAGCTATTAGAAGTACCTCTAGGACGAGATGTTTCGGGTCGTGTCCAAACGGCCGATTTATCGAAAATGCCTCACTTGCTCGTTGCCGGATCGACTGGTAGTGGGAAGTCAGTAGCGATCAACGGCATCATCACAAGTATCTTGATGCGAGCAAAACCTCATGAAGTCAAACTGATGATGATCGACCCGAAAATGGTTGAGTTGAATATGTATAATGGTATCCCGCATTTGTTGACGCCAGTTGTGACCAATCCTAGAAAAGCAGCACAAGCATTGCAAAAAGTCGTTCAGGAAATGGAAGAACGTTATGAGAAGTTTGCTGCAACTGGTGTGAGAAATATCTCTGGGTACAATGAATTTGTCCAACAAAAAAATCTAGAAAATGGAACCAAACATCCGACCTTACCATTTATCGTTGTCATTGTTGATGAATTAGCGGATCTGATGATGGTTGCAAGCAACGAAGTCGAAGATGCGATCATCCGTTTAGCGCAAATGGCTCGTGCCGCAGGTATCCATATGATCTTAGCAACACAACGCCCAAGTGTGGATGTTATCACCGGAATTATCAAAGCCAATGTGCCTTCACGAATGGCGTTTGCTGTTTCCAGCGGAACAGACTCACGAACGATCATTGATTCTAATGGGGCGGAAAAGCTCTTAGGACGAGGGGATATGCTCTTCTTACCAATGGGTGAGAACAAACCGATCCGTGTCCAAGGGGCATTCATTTCCGATCATGAAGTCGAACGGGTGGTTAACTTTGTCACCGATCAACAAGAAGCCAATTACGAAGAAAAAATGATGCCAACGGATGAAGTTGAATCAGCTGGTTCAGCTGAACAACCTCAAGATGAACTATTTGAAGAGGCAAAAGCATTAGTTATCGAAATGCAAACCGCTAGTATTTCTCTGTTGCAACGTCGTTTTAGAATCGGCTACAATCGGGCAGCTCGTTTAGTCGATGAATTAGAAGCTCACGGCGTCGTAGGCCCTTCAGAAGGCAGTAAGCCTCGAAAAGTT is part of the Enterococcus mundtii genome and harbors:
- a CDS encoding DNA translocase FtsK, whose product is MAKKKRPAKKKRKTKKQKQQQEQMIAIGVGFAFILFAVFGFLKLGFLGILVANGFRIVAGNTYQILCVLLAVLGFWIMVKNREFTMGKSRRWLGVGLFYLGILLFLHANLFGKLNSGEPNIIGTTWDLLSADIRQSQITTNVGGGMLGAFIYNLTFFLIAQPGSYFVAVLLIIGGAVLFSNVEGHQLLNALQVMGDRFQELLEGDPEKQARKQAAKEERQKQRAEAKEAKRLAAKEAAEAAEIEQKRATRQKNQVQKETSPIYEESEPEQLSFVPIDSFQGNVQPPVMERPKQDEMSQVQESSEDELFEDDGTALEFEIEAEEENQAYELPSIDLLDSAQTVDQSDEYKKIEKNIGVLEQTFQSFGVDAKVVKASLGPSVTKFEIQPAVGVKVSKIVSLTDDIALALAAKDVRMEAPIPGKSLIGIEVPNSKISMVSFREIIEAQPDHPDKLLEVPLGRDVSGRVQTADLSKMPHLLVAGSTGSGKSVAINGIITSILMRAKPHEVKLMMIDPKMVELNMYNGIPHLLTPVVTNPRKAAQALQKVVQEMEERYEKFAATGVRNISGYNEFVQQKNLENGTKHPTLPFIVVIVDELADLMMVASNEVEDAIIRLAQMARAAGIHMILATQRPSVDVITGIIKANVPSRMAFAVSSGTDSRTIIDSNGAEKLLGRGDMLFLPMGENKPIRVQGAFISDHEVERVVNFVTDQQEANYEEKMMPTDEVESAGSAEQPQDELFEEAKALVIEMQTASISLLQRRFRIGYNRAARLVDELEAHGVVGPSEGSKPRKVFIEQVEESMDQSSSENQDI